Genomic DNA from Niabella ginsenosidivorans:
ACTGGGCGAGCTGTATAAACACAGGAATAAGGAGAAAGCAGCTTTCCATTTTTCGGCTGCACTGCAGTTGGCCAAAACACCGGAAGACAGGCAGCTCATTCAACGGAAGATAGAAACGTTGCATCTTTAAACCATTAAAAAGCTAAGAAGAGTTAAGTCTTAATGTTCCTTAATCTAAATGGGGCCAGGCTGCTTAGCTGCTGCGAATTCACAAATGTGCCTCCGGCATTGCCGGAACACCTTTGATACGGTGATCACTCCGCCACCGTTAGTGTTGAGTACAGCTTATGCGCGAGGGAAAAGCGCCAATGGCATAACAGCCTTTGTTGGTGTTTCTGCTATCATCCGGAACACTTTTGATGGCGTGATCACTAATAGCCTGCTGACAATGCAGACTTCCCGCGCTTTGGCGGAAGCGCAGATCAACCGTATGCATCAGCGAAAATCTGCGAAATCTGCAGAGTGCTGTTTTAACTCCTTTTCTTTTAGCCGGTTTTCTGTAAAATGGTTTATTGGGTTGGCTGCAAAGCACCCTATTTCCCGGTTATTCAGCAGGCCCTAAATGATTCTCTTATCCGCATTTTGCCAATATTTTTTCAAGCGTATTTACATTCCGGTTGGTAATAAAATGTTTAACAGCCATTTTGTTCATGTATTTCCCAAAAGCGCTGTCAAGCGTGTACCCTTTCTGTACGCACCAGTAAACAACACCTGCACCTGCTTTTACGGCTTCCATATTTTTGTCCAAAACACCGCAGTCTTTCACTAATTGCTTTTCAAAACCGTTTTCAGTAAAAACGATATAGCGATGAAAGCCGGCATCAATATTTGTAAAAGCATATTGCCGGACAATATTTTCCAATTGCTCCGGGGTAAGTGCTAGCACCTTTGCAGGGTAATTAAAAGCAGCCGTTAGTTCAGCCTCTGCTTTCTTCTGTAGCTTTGCAATATTCTTTTCATTTGCCTGCACAATCACATTGCCTGTTTGCAGGATGGTTTGCACATTTTGATAGCCGTTCTCTTCAAAGCAGGATTTCAATGCTGCCATCTTAATAGTTCTGCCGCCAACATTTACACCACGCAAAAGAATAATGTATTGCATAGGAAGAGTTTTAGTGTCTCAAAAATAAGCCAATTCTTTTTGACGGCGAGGGCTTTAACAGGCAAATATTTCCTGCATTTTCTGTATTACGCTTCTGCGCCTGCCATATATCTCAGTTAATCTTTATTATCGGTAGCAGATTCGTAAATTACGGAA
This window encodes:
- a CDS encoding DUF1697 domain-containing protein; translated protein: MQYIILLRGVNVGGRTIKMAALKSCFEENGYQNVQTILQTGNVIVQANEKNIAKLQKKAEAELTAAFNYPAKVLALTPEQLENIVRQYAFTNIDAGFHRYIVFTENGFEKQLVKDCGVLDKNMEAVKAGAGVVYWCVQKGYTLDSAFGKYMNKMAVKHFITNRNVNTLEKILAKCG